A section of the Spirosoma pollinicola genome encodes:
- a CDS encoding ATP-binding protein, with the protein MKSPFKFLDAYTLADKAVFFGRAKESKALYQHVHATSLVLVYGLSGTGKTSLVQCGLSQRFDGPDWFPFFFRRGDNINESTLDALSKALVRPATANDLPTLVNSIFRHYLRPVYLIFDQFEELFTVKNSAFDDGESVVNAKKEQEQFFESLHALLIRSEVPCKILLIMREEFIGQLYEYERIVPTLFDFRLRVEPMTAGTIQQVVEKTFERYTITSEPTVTEAITKNLLRGQATSQLAYLQVYMDRLWREAQEHAQREGRLPLADKPVRITEATLQQTGDVSNVLNRYLNEQEHDIQTRLSLPDDAIMKVLDYFVTAEGTKQPMAYKLVNDQLLVSKIEVPDLTGQRLSNCLLDLEKARLIRRDDSFLELAHDSLAGIIDQKRTAEQRLLNNLIQSFKVNYELYTRQGGLLNTQQVALYDQFGQKLVLEPAVVNYIEQSRTENTREEDALRTTNNKLKRQARMLIGFVAVVSGLGIVSGIFYFQSQRNLNEANREKANLLLIDAETYIKSKDFGEASTNIKRARLLLPNNEPQLSTKALTLSKSIPGNASKKTN; encoded by the coding sequence ATGAAAAGCCCCTTCAAATTTCTGGATGCCTATACGCTGGCCGACAAAGCCGTGTTTTTTGGCCGGGCAAAGGAAAGCAAAGCGCTTTACCAGCACGTACATGCTACTTCACTGGTGCTGGTTTATGGGTTATCGGGAACGGGAAAAACCAGTCTGGTTCAATGCGGATTGTCCCAGCGTTTCGATGGCCCGGACTGGTTTCCGTTCTTCTTCCGGCGGGGTGACAACATAAATGAGTCGACTCTGGATGCGCTAAGTAAAGCGTTGGTTCGCCCGGCAACTGCCAATGATTTACCTACACTGGTTAATTCGATTTTTCGCCATTATTTACGACCTGTCTATCTCATCTTTGACCAGTTTGAAGAGCTGTTTACCGTAAAAAACTCTGCTTTCGACGATGGTGAGTCGGTTGTAAACGCCAAAAAAGAACAGGAACAGTTTTTTGAGTCGTTACACGCCTTACTGATTCGCTCGGAAGTTCCCTGTAAAATTCTGCTCATCATGCGGGAGGAGTTTATTGGTCAACTCTATGAATATGAGCGAATTGTGCCCACACTGTTTGACTTTCGACTTCGGGTGGAGCCGATGACTGCGGGCACGATTCAGCAGGTGGTTGAGAAAACGTTTGAGCGGTATACCATCACGAGTGAGCCCACCGTAACAGAAGCAATTACTAAAAACCTGCTGCGGGGGCAAGCCACAAGCCAACTGGCCTACCTCCAGGTGTATATGGACCGGCTCTGGCGCGAAGCTCAGGAACATGCCCAGCGGGAGGGGCGGTTGCCACTGGCTGATAAACCGGTGCGGATCACCGAAGCAACGTTACAGCAAACCGGCGATGTGAGTAATGTCCTGAACCGCTACCTGAACGAACAGGAACACGACATCCAGACAAGGCTCAGTTTGCCGGACGATGCCATCATGAAAGTGCTGGACTACTTTGTTACCGCTGAGGGGACAAAACAGCCTATGGCCTACAAACTAGTCAACGATCAGCTTTTGGTGAGCAAGATTGAAGTACCCGACCTGACAGGGCAACGACTCAGCAACTGCCTGCTCGACTTGGAAAAAGCGCGGCTTATTCGTCGGGATGATAGTTTTCTGGAGTTAGCTCACGACTCGCTGGCGGGTATTATCGACCAGAAACGAACGGCAGAACAGCGGCTCCTGAACAACCTGATCCAGAGTTTTAAAGTCAACTATGAATTGTATACCCGGCAGGGAGGATTACTAAATACGCAACAGGTTGCTCTTTATGACCAGTTCGGGCAAAAGCTGGTGCTGGAACCAGCCGTGGTCAACTACATTGAGCAAAGCCGGACCGAGAACACACGGGAAGAAGATGCACTCCGAACAACAAATAACAAGTTGAAGCGGCAAGCCCGGATGCTGATCGGTTTTGTTGCTGTTGTGTCTGGTCTGGGCATAGTGAGCGGGATTTTTTATTTCCAGTCTCAGCGGAATTTGAACGAGGCTAACCGGGAGAAAGCTAACCTTCTCCTGATTGATGCAGAGACATATATAAAGAGTAAGGACTTTGGCGAAGCAAGTACAAATATCAAACGAGCCCGGTTACTGCTACCAAATAATGAACCCCAACTTAGCACCAAGGCATTAACGCTGAGCAAAAGTATTCCCGGAAACGCTTCTAAAAAAACTAACTGA
- a CDS encoding WD40 repeat domain-containing protein, with product MNKLNSARIAARNCDDESSTLVDNRIDSVYQKIIDLKTKAEQASAEANLERKKALNASKAAIISKRQAEYERNEAQRAVVAAKVANEEALRAAQRAVLAAQRADNLARITEASRLRTLALQVKDDEPTLALQLIKRACDTSYFQYSYATETLHSIVSTTHPASFYLKKFEKRSDDVSSVVLSKNGQFLVIGQYSDSLTIWDLTKTPDQGVDQPTAIAAGQKGAVLSLATSADGSVIASGDTRGSIHIRSSTLETQLILAGHEGAVLSVAIAEDKSHAVSSGEDKTVCVWDLTTGTLEKKLSLQNGNTLLQYGDVIQVCFSPDGNCIGTAGNDEVVRVWDWHSGNVLATLEGHLGAVRCVAFSPDGKYIISGGDDKMVKVWDWAKGLLIHSLSGHQGAVNSVAFASDTADYVLSASQDNTVRVWDLRNSRMCRELRGHNKSVFAAGFYDNSRYIYSGSYDRTVKLWDWKQDHMVKPNFLAVQSRKNATTITSDEPKRQRDEGSPVAFSISDTTRFSQYVITQGSEKTIWLWNAAPAAKPAYILYDVDNESGSFTEDIPIINSRLLYQALYQKLIKQNGKLIPGMTTEDRSRFLTTSQ from the coding sequence TTGAACAAGTTAAATTCTGCCCGAATAGCCGCCAGGAATTGTGATGACGAGAGTTCGACCCTTGTCGATAATCGGATAGATAGTGTTTATCAAAAGATTATTGACTTAAAAACGAAAGCTGAACAGGCAAGCGCCGAAGCCAACCTGGAAAGAAAAAAGGCATTGAACGCTAGTAAAGCAGCAATTATATCAAAAAGACAGGCAGAGTATGAGAGAAATGAAGCACAACGGGCAGTTGTAGCGGCAAAGGTAGCCAATGAAGAAGCTTTGAGGGCGGCCCAACGAGCTGTTCTTGCCGCTCAACGTGCCGATAATTTGGCTCGGATTACAGAAGCGTCCCGTCTAAGAACACTCGCTTTGCAGGTGAAAGACGATGAGCCAACCCTGGCGTTACAACTCATAAAGAGAGCCTGCGATACATCTTATTTCCAGTATAGTTATGCCACAGAGACGCTTCACTCAATCGTATCGACAACGCATCCAGCGTCCTTCTACCTCAAAAAATTCGAGAAAAGATCGGATGATGTCAGCAGCGTTGTGCTGTCGAAAAATGGGCAATTTCTGGTCATTGGCCAGTATTCAGACTCGTTAACGATATGGGATCTGACCAAAACGCCAGATCAGGGAGTTGACCAACCAACCGCAATTGCCGCCGGGCAGAAAGGGGCTGTGCTAAGTCTGGCAACATCTGCTGATGGGAGCGTTATCGCTAGTGGCGACACCAGGGGGAGCATCCATATACGAAGCAGTACACTGGAAACGCAACTAATTCTGGCCGGGCATGAGGGTGCTGTTCTGAGCGTTGCCATAGCCGAAGACAAAAGCCATGCTGTGAGCAGTGGGGAAGATAAAACGGTATGCGTTTGGGATTTAACGACCGGAACCCTCGAAAAAAAACTATCCCTACAAAATGGTAATACCTTACTACAGTATGGCGATGTTATACAGGTCTGTTTTTCGCCGGACGGCAATTGCATTGGTACAGCCGGAAATGATGAAGTTGTTCGGGTTTGGGATTGGCATAGCGGAAATGTACTCGCCACGCTGGAGGGCCATCTCGGCGCCGTACGCTGCGTGGCCTTTTCGCCGGATGGAAAATACATCATCAGTGGGGGAGACGATAAAATGGTCAAGGTGTGGGATTGGGCGAAAGGGCTACTCATTCACTCCCTTTCGGGGCATCAGGGCGCGGTGAACAGTGTGGCTTTTGCATCCGATACGGCTGATTATGTTCTGAGCGCCAGTCAGGATAATACGGTAAGGGTCTGGGATTTACGCAACAGCCGGATGTGCCGTGAATTACGGGGGCACAATAAGTCCGTTTTTGCCGCCGGGTTCTATGACAACAGCCGCTATATATACAGCGGAAGTTATGACCGTACCGTCAAGCTTTGGGACTGGAAGCAGGACCACATGGTAAAGCCAAATTTTCTGGCAGTACAAAGTAGAAAAAACGCAACCACCATAACCTCTGATGAACCAAAACGCCAACGGGATGAAGGTAGCCCGGTTGCCTTTTCGATAAGTGACACGACACGGTTCAGTCAATATGTGATTACGCAGGGTTCTGAAAAAACGATCTGGTTATGGAATGCCGCACCGGCAGCTAAACCGGCTTATATCCTTTATGATGTAGACAACGAGTCGGGGTCTTTCACGGAGGATATACCCATTATCAACTCAAGGCTATTGTATCAGGCTCTTTATCAAAAACTGATCAAACAGAACGGGAAGTTAATTCCCGGTATGACGACCGAAGATCGGTCAAGATTTTTGACTACCTCTCAATAA
- a CDS encoding outer membrane protein assembly factor BamB family protein, protein MSKQLYSLILVLGLAFLVISCSEWKVSPFDIAYPIVYIGATNGKVYALNANTGEKEWQFVSSSPITASTSFADGVLYVVNHDGNVYALDAKTGTQKWIFATGGNSYCSPLVAGGVLYVGSLDQKMYAIDVKTGLKKWEFGTGAQIRSNPALFDGKIYFGSYDHSFYALNAQNGKEVWRVETGSTIWSSPDFSEGPGLVYVGSADHKVYAFNMNTGDPVWVFETDWTVDSSPFVALNNKVYIGSRDHNVYALNMYNGKIDGVYRANAEFYSSPIVANGILYSGNDDRHVYALDAVNMKDKKWEFLVGADVSASPVLANGLLYIGNWDRNFYALDPVTGTVKWKFNDVEDGAPNVQVDGAAMVVLGGKVIGFYPSTTGLQNK, encoded by the coding sequence ATGTCAAAACAGCTTTATAGTCTCATTCTGGTACTTGGTTTAGCCTTTCTAGTAATCAGTTGTTCGGAGTGGAAGGTTTCCCCTTTCGACATTGCTTACCCTATCGTATATATTGGGGCAACGAATGGGAAAGTCTATGCTCTGAATGCCAATACAGGTGAAAAAGAGTGGCAGTTCGTTTCCAGTAGTCCGATAACGGCGAGCACTTCTTTCGCAGATGGGGTACTTTACGTCGTCAATCATGATGGTAATGTCTATGCACTGGATGCTAAAACGGGTACGCAGAAATGGATTTTCGCTACGGGCGGAAATAGCTATTGCAGCCCGCTGGTAGCCGGAGGAGTGTTATATGTGGGAAGTCTTGACCAAAAAATGTATGCTATAGATGTCAAGACCGGCCTAAAAAAATGGGAATTTGGAACGGGCGCACAGATCAGGTCTAATCCGGCCCTATTTGATGGTAAAATTTACTTCGGCAGTTACGATCACTCGTTTTATGCACTCAATGCGCAAAATGGTAAAGAAGTTTGGCGCGTTGAAACGGGCAGCACGATCTGGTCTTCACCAGATTTTTCAGAAGGCCCCGGATTAGTGTACGTTGGCAGTGCCGACCATAAGGTATACGCTTTCAATATGAACACTGGTGATCCAGTCTGGGTTTTTGAAACAGATTGGACAGTTGATTCAAGTCCCTTTGTGGCGTTGAATAATAAGGTATACATCGGTAGTCGTGACCACAATGTATATGCCTTGAATATGTATAATGGCAAAATAGATGGGGTATATAGGGCTAACGCCGAATTCTATTCAAGTCCAATAGTCGCGAACGGAATTCTGTATTCGGGCAATGATGACAGACACGTATATGCGCTTGATGCGGTTAATATGAAAGATAAAAAGTGGGAATTTTTAGTGGGTGCAGACGTCAGTGCTAGCCCTGTTCTGGCAAATGGACTGCTGTATATAGGAAATTGGGATAGAAATTTCTATGCGCTGGATCCGGTGACGGGGACGGTCAAATGGAAATTCAACGACGTAGAAGATGGTGCGCCTAACGTGCAGGTAGATGGTGCGGCAATGGTTGTGCTGGGAGGGAAAGTTATTGGCTTTTATCCATCCACTACTGGCTTACAGAACAAGTAA
- a CDS encoding outer membrane protein assembly factor BamB family protein, which produces MRKYLCDFTLLLGLVFLLTSCSEWKVAPFIFNLKGPIVYCASSNSKVYALDANTGEKVWEFYTGQPINASPFFVDGVLYVVNQAGKVFALDANTGTQKWAFSTGVADGYGNRYSSPIVAEGLLYVGSTDKKMYALDADTGLKKWEYATGGEIKSSPLLYDGKVFFGSYDYSFYALDAKAGTKIWSVKTGNTIWSSPAVSAALGIVYVGSADQNLYAFNSGTGDKVWAFPAGGKVDSSPFVAPNGLVYVGSRSRDHKVYAVDLLSGQKKGEYGANDDYFSSPVVANGFVYIGNDDKRVYALNAAYLAEKKWEFSVG; this is translated from the coding sequence ATGCGAAAATATCTTTGTGATTTTACGTTACTCCTTGGCTTGGTCTTTCTATTGACCAGTTGCTCGGAGTGGAAAGTTGCTCCCTTTATCTTTAATCTGAAAGGGCCTATCGTGTATTGTGCCTCTTCGAACAGCAAAGTCTATGCGCTGGATGCCAATACGGGCGAAAAAGTATGGGAATTCTACACCGGGCAGCCGATAAATGCCAGTCCTTTTTTCGTTGATGGGGTACTCTATGTCGTCAATCAGGCGGGTAAAGTTTTTGCCCTGGATGCCAATACGGGTACGCAGAAATGGGCATTCTCAACTGGGGTCGCCGATGGTTACGGGAATAGATACTCAAGCCCGATAGTAGCCGAAGGATTGCTCTACGTAGGTAGTACAGATAAGAAGATGTATGCCCTGGATGCCGACACCGGCCTGAAAAAGTGGGAATATGCAACGGGTGGGGAGATAAAGTCCAGTCCTTTGCTATACGACGGGAAAGTTTTCTTCGGTAGTTATGACTATTCATTTTATGCACTTGACGCGAAGGCAGGCACTAAAATATGGAGTGTAAAGACGGGCAATACAATCTGGTCGTCACCCGCTGTTTCTGCAGCGCTCGGCATTGTTTATGTTGGTAGCGCTGATCAAAATTTATATGCATTCAACTCGGGAACCGGCGATAAGGTCTGGGCCTTTCCGGCAGGAGGAAAAGTTGATTCCAGTCCATTTGTGGCACCAAACGGACTGGTATATGTAGGGAGCCGTAGCCGCGATCATAAAGTATATGCTGTGGACTTGTTGAGCGGTCAGAAAAAAGGGGAGTACGGCGCCAATGACGATTATTTTTCAAGTCCGGTCGTTGCAAATGGGTTTGTTTACATCGGCAATGACGATAAACGAGTTTATGCGCTTAATGCCGCCTATCTGGCAGAAAAAAAGTGGGAATTTTCTGTGGGCTAG
- a CDS encoding PQQ-binding-like beta-propeller repeat protein, protein MSSSPVLANGLLYVGSWDKNFYALDPITGKVKWKFSDVQVDGSSNAQVDGASIVVQNGKVIGFYPSVSGANN, encoded by the coding sequence GTGAGTTCCAGCCCTGTTCTGGCGAATGGGCTTCTATATGTGGGTAGCTGGGATAAAAACTTCTACGCGCTGGATCCCATAACCGGTAAGGTTAAATGGAAGTTTTCGGATGTGCAGGTAGATGGCTCATCGAACGCACAGGTAGATGGTGCATCGATCGTTGTGCAAAATGGAAAAGTTATCGGGTTTTATCCATCCGTAAGTGGCGCCAACAATTAG
- a CDS encoding heavy metal translocating P-type ATPase produces the protein MADEHNHEHDHDDDVELIEEETIPAADLAPTKTGPVQTLRTYAPVIISLLGLLAGIVLDKYAGWFKDPVRLIWYVAAYLPVGWPVVNRAWKGIASGNVFTEFFLMGVATLGAFGIREYPEGVAVMLFYTIGELFQDAAVLRARRSIKALLDVRPDEVTVLQQGRPQTVKAATVAVGAVVQVKPGEKVGLDGTMRSDQGTFDTAALTGESVPRTIAKGEAVLAGMINRQSLVEMDVTTPYQDSKLSRILKLVQQATGRKAQTQEFIARFAKIYTPAICGLALLITIAPYFFLSHDQGNGYVFRDWLYRGLVFLVIGCPCALVISIPLGYFGGIGAGSKQGILFKGSVFLDLMTQLKTVVMDKTGTLTKGVFAVQEVKPVGINAQELARLTAALESKSTHPVATAILDYARGKDGGKGYESISVEGVEEIPGHGLKGLVDGKQMLAGNAKLLQKFGIPFDEALTQIPFTIVMTALDGAFSGYFTIADELKADAAEAVKRLKADGIYTVMLSGDKSAVVEAVAKQVGVDEWYGDLLPEDKVAQVERLKSDLSVNPKSKLAFVGDGVNDAPVVALADVGIAMGGLGSDATIETADVIIQNDEPAKIAMAVAIGRATRRIVWQNITLSLVVKGIVLVLGAGGLATMWEAVFADVGVAMLAILNAVRVQNLKF, from the coding sequence ATGGCAGACGAGCATAACCACGAGCACGACCACGACGATGACGTCGAACTAATCGAAGAAGAAACCATACCCGCAGCAGATCTTGCTCCGACTAAGACCGGCCCTGTACAAACGTTACGCACCTACGCTCCCGTTATTATCAGCCTGCTGGGGTTGCTGGCAGGTATCGTTCTGGATAAGTACGCAGGTTGGTTCAAAGACCCGGTTCGTCTTATCTGGTATGTTGCCGCTTACCTTCCTGTTGGCTGGCCAGTAGTAAACCGAGCCTGGAAAGGCATTGCGAGTGGTAATGTATTCACTGAATTCTTTCTGATGGGCGTGGCTACATTGGGCGCTTTCGGTATTCGCGAATATCCGGAAGGGGTAGCCGTCATGCTGTTCTATACCATCGGCGAGTTGTTTCAGGATGCGGCCGTTCTTCGGGCGCGTCGGTCCATTAAGGCCCTGCTGGATGTTCGTCCTGATGAAGTGACCGTGCTTCAACAGGGCAGGCCCCAGACGGTGAAGGCCGCCACGGTGGCGGTTGGGGCTGTGGTTCAGGTGAAGCCGGGCGAGAAAGTAGGGCTCGACGGAACAATGCGCTCCGATCAGGGCACGTTCGACACAGCGGCTTTAACGGGCGAAAGTGTACCCCGCACAATTGCAAAAGGCGAAGCGGTTCTGGCGGGCATGATCAATAGGCAGTCTCTGGTGGAAATGGATGTAACTACCCCCTACCAGGATTCCAAACTGTCGCGTATTCTCAAACTCGTGCAGCAGGCAACGGGCCGTAAAGCACAGACGCAGGAGTTCATAGCCCGCTTCGCAAAAATCTATACGCCAGCTATTTGCGGCCTGGCCTTACTCATCACCATTGCCCCCTATTTTTTCTTATCCCATGATCAGGGGAACGGATACGTCTTTCGGGACTGGCTGTATCGGGGCCTGGTATTTCTGGTTATCGGTTGCCCTTGTGCGCTCGTCATCTCCATTCCGCTTGGGTATTTTGGTGGAATCGGCGCGGGATCAAAGCAGGGTATTTTGTTTAAAGGCTCGGTGTTTCTGGACCTGATGACCCAGCTTAAAACCGTTGTCATGGACAAGACAGGTACGCTGACAAAAGGTGTCTTTGCCGTTCAGGAAGTGAAACCGGTGGGCATAAATGCGCAGGAACTGGCCCGACTGACAGCGGCCCTGGAAAGTAAATCGACCCACCCTGTAGCCACGGCCATACTGGACTATGCCCGTGGCAAGGACGGAGGGAAAGGGTATGAATCGATTTCCGTCGAAGGCGTGGAAGAAATTCCCGGTCATGGCCTGAAAGGGCTGGTCGATGGCAAACAGATGCTGGCAGGCAATGCCAAACTGCTGCAAAAATTCGGCATCCCGTTCGATGAAGCCCTGACCCAAATTCCCTTCACAATTGTCATGACCGCTCTCGACGGAGCCTTTTCGGGCTATTTCACCATCGCCGATGAACTAAAAGCTGACGCAGCCGAAGCGGTAAAACGGCTGAAAGCAGACGGAATCTATACGGTCATGCTGTCGGGCGACAAGTCGGCCGTAGTCGAAGCGGTGGCGAAACAGGTTGGTGTTGACGAGTGGTACGGTGATTTGCTGCCCGAAGACAAAGTAGCTCAGGTTGAGCGACTCAAATCTGATCTGTCAGTTAATCCGAAGTCGAAACTAGCCTTTGTCGGCGACGGTGTCAATGATGCCCCTGTGGTAGCCCTGGCAGATGTGGGGATAGCCATGGGGGGCCTGGGGTCTGACGCAACCATTGAGACGGCGGACGTGATCATTCAGAATGATGAACCGGCCAAAATTGCTATGGCTGTTGCCATTGGGCGGGCAACCCGCCGGATTGTCTGGCAGAACATCACTCTGTCTCTGGTTGTCAAAGGCATTGTGCTGGTATTGGGAGCGGGTGGCCTTGCTACGATGTGGGAAGCGGTTTTTGCCGATGTTGGCGTGGCAATGCTGGCGATTCTAAACGCCGTTCGGGTTCAGAATCTGAAGTTTTAG
- a CDS encoding cellulose binding domain-containing protein — translation MNQSLLATIRFWVWFTAILITKMAVANPRPVGSVGAVPTITVSPASLTILNYSEYEGQYPATYTVSATGLTADLVITAPPFFLLSAQGNTGPSLTIPATNGTILSTQISVILLSSSPGTLTGVVTNSSGSAVTTVAVSGTALGQSETVSPTTLNPFTTTVGQPSTVQSYTVTNRGGLSVYVSAPTGFEIRTGTNPFGSSLVINPSLTFASTQIDVRLTGAVVGPVSGVISQDTYYHAAHGVYPVAVSGTVSSGSALPALSVAYRDADYGNRTNQIIRPYLQLRNEGTTPILYSQLTLRYWFTSEGSSPPTNLAVYYSQPGLVQMRYVALDQPRQGAFGYVEYSFKGTGSLPANGNSGPIETGIQKADRSNFNESDDYSYAANYAAYTPNSRITAYLNGMLLWGQEPSLATPQTIVRAYSAARNSPSASQITTRIDLRNEGNTPIPVQDLSIRYWFTSDNGQLAQVHVDYADIGAANVQARVVPLAQAVPGADSYVELKPVSNATLAPMSSLGAIDFRLMRSDNGLLDQRNDYSYAANYGTVGLNSHVGVYLKGVLVYGSSPEGTSGRVAAVDELLPTLQLRVLGNPVVGSQAEMEISGAAGQSVTLRLLDLQGRSLHEQRIEQAGTLERVRVPMGNGQDLLLLKVSTATQQQQVKLIRSR, via the coding sequence ATGAATCAATCTTTACTTGCAACGATCCGTTTTTGGGTGTGGTTCACGGCCATTCTTATAACAAAGATGGCTGTGGCAAACCCCAGGCCTGTAGGAAGTGTAGGCGCAGTCCCAACGATCACCGTTTCACCCGCTTCGCTGACCATTCTGAATTACAGCGAATATGAAGGCCAGTATCCAGCAACGTATACCGTGTCAGCCACTGGCTTAACGGCAGATCTGGTCATAACCGCCCCGCCTTTTTTCCTCCTTAGCGCTCAGGGAAACACCGGTCCCAGTCTAACTATTCCCGCGACGAATGGTACCATTTTATCTACTCAAATTTCGGTAATTCTACTTTCCTCCTCTCCCGGTACATTAACAGGCGTTGTTACAAATAGCAGTGGTTCGGCTGTAACCACCGTAGCCGTCAGCGGTACGGCCCTGGGTCAATCCGAGACCGTAAGCCCAACCACACTGAATCCGTTTACGACCACAGTTGGTCAGCCCTCCACAGTGCAATCGTATACCGTGACCAATCGGGGAGGATTGTCCGTATATGTTTCTGCTCCAACTGGATTCGAGATTCGCACGGGGACTAATCCCTTTGGCTCAAGTCTGGTGATCAATCCCAGCCTGACCTTTGCCAGTACACAGATCGATGTGCGGTTGACAGGTGCGGTGGTTGGGCCAGTCTCGGGGGTGATTTCGCAGGACACGTATTATCATGCTGCTCATGGGGTTTATCCGGTCGCTGTAAGTGGTACTGTTTCGTCCGGCAGCGCACTCCCGGCTCTAAGCGTCGCTTATCGGGACGCTGACTATGGTAACCGAACCAATCAAATCATCCGACCTTACCTTCAGCTCAGAAATGAGGGAACTACGCCAATTCTGTACAGCCAGCTTACGCTTCGCTATTGGTTTACCTCCGAAGGCAGTTCACCACCAACCAATCTGGCGGTCTATTATTCTCAACCAGGACTTGTGCAGATGAGGTATGTGGCGCTGGACCAGCCCCGACAGGGTGCTTTCGGCTATGTCGAGTATAGCTTCAAAGGCACTGGCAGCCTACCGGCCAATGGCAATTCAGGACCAATCGAGACTGGTATTCAGAAGGCTGACCGCTCAAACTTCAATGAGTCGGATGATTATTCTTACGCGGCTAATTATGCCGCCTATACGCCAAACAGCCGCATCACGGCCTACCTGAACGGGATGCTTCTTTGGGGGCAGGAACCGTCACTAGCTACACCGCAGACTATCGTGCGGGCCTATTCAGCGGCCAGGAACAGCCCGTCGGCTTCGCAGATTACTACCCGGATCGATCTGCGTAACGAGGGCAATACACCAATTCCGGTGCAGGATTTGAGCATTCGTTACTGGTTCACGTCCGACAATGGTCAACTGGCCCAGGTCCATGTGGACTATGCCGATATCGGGGCTGCTAACGTGCAGGCTCGGGTGGTTCCGTTAGCTCAGGCAGTACCGGGTGCTGACAGCTATGTAGAACTCAAGCCCGTAAGCAATGCGACACTGGCCCCAATGAGCAGTTTGGGTGCAATTGATTTCCGGCTGATGCGTTCGGACAATGGCTTACTGGATCAGCGGAATGACTACTCCTACGCGGCCAACTACGGCACAGTGGGGCTAAACTCACATGTCGGCGTCTATCTGAAGGGGGTGCTGGTCTATGGCAGTTCTCCTGAAGGAACTTCCGGACGAGTGGCAGCAGTTGACGAGTTGCTGCCCACGCTTCAGCTACGGGTGCTGGGCAATCCTGTGGTCGGTTCTCAAGCAGAAATGGAGATCAGCGGGGCCGCTGGTCAGTCAGTTACGCTGCGGCTGTTGGACTTGCAGGGGCGGTCGTTGCACGAACAGCGTATTGAGCAGGCCGGTACGCTGGAACGGGTGCGCGTGCCGATGGGCAATGGACAGGATTTATTGCTCTTAAAGGTGAGTACCGCGACGCAGCAACAGCAGGTGAAGCTGATCAGATCCAGATAA